A DNA window from Streptomyces canus contains the following coding sequences:
- a CDS encoding FmdB family zinc ribbon protein, producing the protein MATYQYRCAACGPFDVVRPIGRALAEEPCESCAGPARRVFTAPLLARTSAPLARALHAQEASAHEPRVVTDVPPARRRPIPAADPRQAGLPKP; encoded by the coding sequence ATGGCCACGTATCAGTACCGCTGTGCGGCCTGCGGCCCCTTCGACGTGGTCCGGCCGATCGGCCGGGCTCTCGCCGAGGAGCCGTGCGAGAGCTGCGCAGGCCCGGCCCGCCGGGTCTTCACCGCCCCGCTGCTCGCCCGCACCTCCGCTCCGCTGGCCCGTGCCCTGCATGCCCAGGAGGCCAGTGCCCATGAGCCGCGGGTCGTCACCGACGTGCCCCCGGCCCGCCGCCGGCCGATCCCGGCGGCCGATCCCCGTCAGGCCGGGCTCCCCAAGCCCTGA
- the fmdA gene encoding formamidase encodes MPEVVFSVDQALSMRDQKVPGHNRWHPDIPPAVTVRPGSEFRIECRDWTDNQIGNNDSANDVRDVDLTHAHMLSGPIAVEGAEPGDLLVVDILDLGPVPQAEGEGSGQGWGYTGVFARDNGGGFLTDHFPDSYKAVWDFHGQQATSRHIPGVRYTGITHPGLFGTAPSAELLARWNAREQALIDTDPHRVPALALPPLADNALAGTASDDVGRRIATEGARTVPARENGGNHDIKNFTRGSRVFYPVLVPGALLSGGDLHFSQGDGEITFCGAIEMGGFIDLHVDLIKGGMEKYGVTTNPIFMPGNVAPQYTEFISFVGISVDHETDTNHYLDATMAYRNACLNAVEYLKTFGYSGEQAYLLLGSAPIEGRLSGVVDIPNACSTLYLPTAIFDFDIRPTAEGPRKADRGQCAVTS; translated from the coding sequence ATGCCCGAAGTCGTCTTCAGTGTCGACCAGGCCCTGTCCATGCGTGACCAGAAAGTGCCCGGCCACAACCGCTGGCACCCCGACATCCCGCCCGCCGTCACGGTGCGGCCCGGCTCGGAGTTCCGTATCGAGTGCCGGGACTGGACCGACAACCAGATCGGGAACAACGACTCCGCCAACGACGTCCGCGACGTCGACCTCACCCACGCGCACATGCTCAGCGGCCCCATCGCCGTGGAGGGCGCCGAACCCGGTGACCTGCTCGTCGTGGACATCCTCGACCTGGGCCCCGTGCCGCAGGCGGAGGGCGAAGGCTCGGGGCAGGGCTGGGGCTACACCGGCGTCTTCGCCCGCGACAACGGCGGCGGATTCCTCACCGACCACTTCCCCGACTCCTACAAGGCCGTCTGGGACTTCCACGGCCAGCAGGCCACCTCCCGGCACATTCCCGGCGTCCGCTACACCGGGATCACCCATCCCGGCCTCTTCGGCACCGCGCCCTCAGCCGAACTGCTGGCCCGCTGGAACGCCCGTGAGCAGGCCCTCATCGACACCGACCCGCACCGGGTGCCGGCTCTCGCGCTGCCACCCCTCGCCGACAACGCCCTGGCCGGAACGGCGAGCGACGACGTCGGCAGGCGGATCGCCACCGAGGGCGCCCGTACCGTCCCGGCCCGGGAGAACGGCGGCAACCACGACATCAAGAACTTCACCCGCGGCTCCCGGGTCTTCTACCCCGTCCTCGTCCCCGGCGCTCTGCTCTCCGGCGGCGACCTGCACTTCAGCCAGGGCGACGGCGAGATCACCTTCTGCGGCGCCATCGAGATGGGCGGCTTCATCGACCTGCACGTCGACCTCATCAAGGGCGGCATGGAGAAGTACGGCGTCACGACCAACCCGATCTTCATGCCCGGCAACGTCGCCCCGCAGTACACCGAGTTCATCTCGTTCGTCGGCATCTCCGTCGACCATGAGACCGACACGAACCACTACCTCGACGCGACGATGGCGTACCGCAACGCCTGCCTCAACGCCGTCGAGTATCTGAAAACCTTCGGCTACAGCGGCGAACAGGCCTACCTGCTGCTCGGTTCCGCCCCGATCGAGGGCCGCCTCAGCGGCGTCGTGGACATCCCGAACGCATGCAGCACCCTCTACCTCCCCACGGCGATCTTCGACTTCGACATCCGGCCGACGGCCGAAGGGCCGCGGAAGGCCGACCGCGGCCAGTGCGCCGTCACCTCCTGA